One part of the Glycine max cultivar Williams 82 chromosome 14, Glycine_max_v4.0, whole genome shotgun sequence genome encodes these proteins:
- the LOC100803702 gene encoding oleosin G → IPAPPRNPLHVTKIALFSPHATPVSFRHSPFIPLITPFPSRSHTTAPTIAGAILGLIFFLPLIILSSPVWVPAGTLVFIVTAGFLSVCGFGVALVAALSWMYRYFRGLHPPGSDRVDYARTRIYDTASHVKDYARDYRGYLQSKVKDAAPGA, encoded by the coding sequence ATCCCAGCACCTCCACGTAACCCCTTGCATGTCACCAAAATAGCACTCTTCAGCCCACACGCCACACCTGTCAGTTTTAGACACTCCCCCTTCATTCCCTTAATCACTCCCTTCCCTTCTCGATCTCACACAACAGCTCCAACCATCGCAGGGGCCATCCTGGGCCTCATATTTTTCCTCCCCTTAATCATCTTATCAAGCCCAGTGTGGGTCCCAGCCGGCACCCTCGTATTCATCGTCACCGCAGGGTTCTTGTCCGTGTGCGGTTTCGGCGTTGCACTCGTGGCCGCGCTGTCGTGGATGTACCGTTACTTCAGGGGGCTCCACCCGCCCGGTTCCGACCGCGTCGACTACGCGCGGACCCGCATTTACGACACCGCCAGCCACGTCAAAGACTACGCCAGAGACTACAGAGGCTATTTGCAGAGTAAGGTTAAAGATGCAGCTCCCGGTGCGTGA